A genomic stretch from Clavelina lepadiformis chromosome 5, kaClaLepa1.1, whole genome shotgun sequence includes:
- the LOC143460816 gene encoding uncharacterized protein LOC143460816 isoform X3 codes for MQNRPNPLQNFIPGYLPTPFPAPTPAPFLPSPYTVASIPGGCLLPQQDFCQMYVRLPYAPYPQQYTTYPTLPISNPDLYRLVTPTGVYPYQGVPLPAGYAIPRAPLIPNHPMRNTEVPTTSRLATTITLCGNPSQPSTSIARNSGLYANVTHNKSKTANSRSRNCPNSSKNRPRYGTSFRRNMSRKNASKGKHSFHDRSPTPNAVELSSIARIDAKEGDDYETCDEKEIVGPADDYEPLPDCDWFHDTRPVVEAPVPPMQREQDAENKSMEYTLITNDKSYSHVNFNPNLLPGRLDRIWLQMGTPSPTFSEQNRGQTRRQSGSTSSRKVAEDVSVMHLSEDGVYYVMKPNKNPICHQLLTTDKVAADDQASPSNFSEKECCECQHSVKSSQCCCSNCFKKRNGDLTHDQTMFAEISHYWDDSKQDVNNNEQLDVVPNDVSLHVTNQDSAPTNQMQVLGANPLNKLISQSRELWWDNSADISCESGRKPALGENSLLQNGHAGNSHVQATESFSSVSQSESRNSSNEAVIQEVDDFVVVDTAPRKTRPTEQPIFDDIINNSKLCSNTTDPADNVADVIQGKKKLDVDWDTIRTLVPQEYLTRSFIEEGRSEVYDLGSSVAHHFHALSKENGPIVSRSECPLTKASSFYTIPHSGNLSSRRLCEEDQAIVAVFQVQEEETDAEEVETATKATNLEDTSANLLSLSTHSELNKKRVEAKRVIKSKAGSTPRTCWGKQDVRMYLLTSVAQTNGSPSTTWCPYSSSTPSMQQKDPACESSKDLREKISEKKVLNPRITDLALIGSAKSLPTSPMKSRELASMEKQKQRRSTSLQNIHNKTNEHVSIDCALFNISTSASSATTSNVSCSISRHVPVTAQDKTYLLTPASSELEMVASNASILLRDEKDQTRLSQKQGKPKSKRSPATVPADASNSRKSRRPLKRSNCMILPKARTKEDNFPERTGKLALSTSKRNAEMVSRTPQIHKATRYQPYTNRQGMQQSVQGTLPSKNGVSAPQSPISSLATVISSTGDGSADKLGPYGSKTIVKEKQPKLFSSRSKPRSARKSLANIPSDAAEEALKETGRRSEQSKAIGKSKSGERLSAKKAIPPDPKSQKDTIVSGNIKKYPKLRSVQAKPNVVSTSSNSSKIASNQLVSGSRSTRRSPRIARQSLSAADLIGVSEKAKKKRVTAMPKTKSHTQLSTIPQTSDGATEISHAKKSSIRSLAPTSDFIPKQATSSVSMVNVVSSVTTVTCSISSSSTFTKSVTECAPVPVKSFVAPVTPNILSRGKVQSSIKTIVHNLVSQTTSARACAISSPGLAALRTRNSYKSQTVSTENQRLFLQSISGSIRKSDLPKVSSKAKTAPPSPLRNESLANSQRSASLSDLFYDTTTEASVVWNTFVSWLEADDSTNKDLVSKTHQIEGTENQTKTGQVLQATPLTALTPLDHVEKTYVAFSPPTMTPPNAKQCSAREDFTRVATKESNTKTATIKKSSVLECSHTKMAPKPPKTDIQNDTNLPQTFSDVPIDSEVSCKEMNSFGQTLDQKTEEEIRKSVLLLVESVLQNSQAQINQSSSSAKGTDERAYEIANSDNKQLRPSSFDIATQTTTDALIGNTLSQAGSEQVTAKLSVPPKKPPRSNSPSARAAASAEALKSKEYPPRKKEATSNTGTCTNVAEKQLSSQTTEVTASPVIPYYPLFTALPGFSPHRHPHYLSPTLMPVSFPQPFFTATNSAFVWPTNTQPVAESSDDSSKLLSTSKVSSSRISDSGCDQTHPLSSQVQEVRAAAFLTSQPHLAVAVEDHIKIQRSLNGLPATVNHSSAQAVPSLMYHPQYPHKPRPKWIPEKRPIGVRRRRSFSGIGSPSVKHHRIRSSDVARVRLYRRLANQVKRPSALKIRSQQEFNMSHPVGKEIVRRQRFVRSSLSEDTVFEAVKANPPVFITKPAKVKTSDTSSPVKSSVMQLAKSAHTSEDATINNHKEDPGIETDSISECTSSGKTTPDNAVPLKKVQSDLLQTIPEDKQQAIVFKKKTHARAQAKEKLPEISTVSPQSKVTQDHKKHHIFSLKHIKRYMSHKKPGKHDGGPSHPESSNLTRPILSGCKTDTKLLSRREASQPSGRDHIRDMFRKTKKNITEKTDQAELNNLRATVRENTSATCEKDTEEGCHHPSNPSKSSPLRRPRASGVCESYDIKGEVENTLPGNILRQSNSESVSTPGVRINSETGDIMHDDKNRKHSAQDGHGLQKILSSTAIDEDSMDNLGLGVSITREAIHVKDDNSDMIKLGLYPKKTSLKSIAPKENCLAPTTESKPGPNVNQSTEI; via the exons ATGCAGAACCGTCCTAATccacttcaaaattttattccgGGTTATCTTCCAACTCCATTCCCAGCACCAACTCCAGCCCCATTTCTTCCTTCACCTTACACTGTAGCTTCGATCCCTGGTGGTTGCTTACTGCCACAACAAG ACTTTTGTCAAATGTACGTAAGACTCCCTTACGCCCCATATCCCCAGCAGTACACTACTTACCCTACGTTGCCTATTTCAAATCCGGATCTATATCGCTTGGTAACTCCGACTGGCGTGTATCCTTACCAAGGTGTACCCTTACCGGCAG GCTATGCAATTCCTAGGGCGCCCTTGATTCCAAATCATCCAATGAGGAATACTGAAGTTCCAACGACAAGCCGTTTAGCGACAACCATTACTTTATGCGGCA ATCCTTCTCAACCGTCTACAAGTATTGCACGCAATAGCGGGCTGTACGCAAACGTCACCCATAACAAATCAAAGACTGCAAATTCACGAAGTCGAAACTGTCCAAATAGTTCAAAAAACCGCCCTCGATACGGCACGAGTTTTCGACGCAACATGAGCAGAAAAAACGCTTCG AAAGGCAAACACTCCTTCCACGACAGGAGTCCTACACCGAACGCCGTTGAACTCAGTAGTATTGCAAGAATAGACGCAAAGG AAGGTGACGATTATGAAACCTGTGATGAAAAAGAGATCGTTGGACCTGCAGACGACTACGAGCCTTTGCCGGACTGTGATTGGTTCCACGACACCAGACCGGTGGTCGAAGCTCCTGTGCCGCCCATGCAAAGAGAACAAG atgcagaaaataaaagtatggagtacactctcattacaaacGACAAATCCTACTCGCATGTAAACTTCAACCCAAATTTACTGCCTGGAAGGTTGGACAGAATATGGCTGCAG ATGGGAACTCCCAGCCCAACGTTTTCAGAGCAGAATCGTGGACAAACACGTAGACAAAGCGGTTCTACGAGCAGCCGGAAAGTCGCTGAAGACGTGTCTGTAATGCATCTATCCGAAGATGGGGTTTACTACGTAATGAAACCAAACAAAAATCCGATTTGTCATCAGCTTTTAACCACCGACAAAGTAGCAGCCGACGACCAAGCTTCTCCAAGCAACTTTTCGGAAAAAGAATGCTGCGAGTGTCAACACTCTGTCAAGTCTTCTCAGTGCTGTTGCTcgaactgttttaaaaaacgaAACGGTGACCTTACCCACGATCAAACGATGTTCGCCGAAATTTCCCATTATTGGGACGACTCAAAGCAAGATGTGAACAATAACGAACAACTTGACGTAGTACCGAACGACGTTTCTCTTCATGTGACGAATCAAGATAGTGCTCCGACTAATCAGATGCAAGTTCTTGGCGCAAATCCCTTAAACAAATTGATATCACAAAGTCGAGAATTATGGTGGGACAACAGTGCCGATATTAGCTGTGAAAGTGGCCGTAAGCCGGCCTTGGGCGAAAATTCTTTATTGCAGAATGGTCATGCTGGAAACAGTCATGTTCAGGCCACGGAAAGCTTTTCTTCAGTTTCCCAGTCGGAAAGCAGAAATAGTTCAAATGAAGCTGTAATACAGGAAGTGGATGATTTTGTTGTGGTTGACACAGCTCCGAGGAAGACCAGGCCAACAGAGCAACCCATTTTCGATGACATAATCAACAACAGTAAGTTATGTTCAAATACAACAGATCCAGCAGACAACGTTGCGGACGTCATTCAAGGGAAAAAGAAACTAGATGTTGATTGGGACACTATTCGAACGCTGGTGCCGCAAGAGTACTTAACGAGATCGTTTATTGAAGAAGGTAGGAGTGAAGTTTATGATCTAGGATCGAGTGTTGCTCACCACTTTCATGCATTatcaaaagaaaatggtcCTATCGTGTCAAGATCGGAATGCCCTTTGACAAAAGCGTCTTCCTTCTATACAATACCTCATTCAGGTAACTTGTCCTCCCGTCGTTTATGTGAAGAAGACCAGGCCATTGTAGCAGTGTTTCAAGTGCAAGAAGAAGAGACCGACGCTGAAGAAGTTGAAACTGCTACAAAAGCCACAAACCTTGAAGATACTTCTGCAAATCTACTGTCACTTTCAACGCATTCCGAACTTAACAAGAAACGCGTCGAAGCTAAGCGCGTGATAAAATCCAAAGCCGGTTCCACACCCAGAACATGCTGGGGCAAACAAGATGTCAGGATGTACTTACTGACGTCTGTTGCCCAAACAAATGGGTCTCCATCAACGACATGGTGTCCGTACTCATCAAGCACTCCGTCCATGCAACAAAAAGATCCAGCTTGCGAAAGCAGCAAAGATTTGCGAGAAAAGATCTCCGAAAAAAAAGTCCTGAATCCAAGGATAACGGATCTAGCCTTGATTGGTTCGGCTAAATCTCTGCCAACAAGTCCCATGAAAAGCAGAGAGCTTGCGTCTATGGAAAAGCAAAAGCAAAGGCGAAGTACAAGTTTACAGAACATACACAATAAGACAAACGAACATGTGAGCATAGATTGCGCTCTCTTCAAcatttcaacttctgcttccTCAGCGACGACATCAAACGTTTCTTGTTCGATTTCTAGACACGTACCCGTAACCGCACAGGACAAAACATACCTTTTAACTCCAGCTTCTTCTGAATTGGAAATGGTAGCTTCCAATGCCAGTATCTTATTGAGAGACGAAAAAGATCAAACGCGTTTATCACAGAAGCAAGGTAAACCAAAGAGTAAACGGTCACCTGCCACAGTACCTGCAGATGCTTCAAATTCCAGAAAATCTCGAAGACCCCTTAAACGAAGTAATTGTATGATACTACCAAAAGCAAGAACAAAAGAAGATAACTTTCCGGAAAGAACCGGAAAACTTGCTCTTTCTACATCAAAACGTAATGCGGAAATGGTTAGCAGAACACCGCAAATTCATAAGGCAACTCGCTATCAACCGTACACTAACCGGCAAGGAATGCAACAGTCTGTTCAAGGAACTCTTCCAAGTAAGAACGGTGTATCTGCACCTCAGTCACCAATTTCAAGTTTGGCGACGGTGATATCGAGTACAGGTGATGGTTCGGCGGATAAACTTGGACCTTACGGCTCGAAGACCATTGTAAAGGAAAAGCAACCCAAGTTGTTCTCATCACGGAGTAAGCCTCGCAGCGCTCGTAAAAGTCTGGCCAACATCCCTTCTGATGCAGCGGAAGAAGCATTAAAGGAAACTGGGCGGAGATCGGAGCAAAGTAAAGCAATAGGCAAAAGCAAATCGGGAGAACGTTTATCCGCCAAGAAGGCGATTCCACCAGATCCTAAAAGTCAAAAGGACACAATCGTATCaggaaatatcaaaaagtatCCCAAATTAAGAAGTGTTCAAGCAAAACCGAACGTTGTGTCTACCTCATCAAATTCCAGTAAAATCGCATCTAATCAACTTGTCAGTGGGTCACGAAGCACCAGACGATCTCCCCGAATAGCACGTCAGTCGCTATCAGCTGCTGATTTGATTGGTGTATCAGAAAAAGCTAAAAAGAAGCGAGTCACCGCCATGCCAAAAACTAAATCGCACACTCAATTATCAACCATACCTCAGACATCGGATGGTGCTACAGAAATATCACATGCAAAGAAATCTTCCATTCGTTCATTAGCACCAACAAGTGATTTTATACCAAAACAAGCTACTTCAAGTGTGTCAATGGTAAATGTGGTGAGCTCAGTTACAACTGTGACGTGTAGCATTAGTTCAAGTTCTACTTTTACCAAAAGTGTTACTGAGTGTGCTCCTGTACCCGTAAAGTCTTTTGTTGCACCTGTCACGCCAAACATTTTAAGTCGTGGAAAAGTGCAATCTTCCATTAAGACGATCGTGCATAATCTTGTCAGCCAGACTACGAGCGCAAGGGCTTGTGCCATATCTTCACCAGGACTTGCTGCGCTTAGAACACGAAATTCTTACAAAAGTCAAACTGTTTCTACAGAAAACCAACGACTTTTCCTGCAATCAATTTCTGGCTCCATTCGGAAATCTGATCTCCCGAAGGTATCTTCGAAGGCAAAAACGGCACCACCCTCACCACTACGCAATGAATCGTTGGCAAACAGCCAACGAAGTGCAAGTTTGTCTGACCTGTTTTATGACACTACAACGGAAGCTAGCGTGGTTTGGAACACTTTTGTCAGCTGGTTGGAAGCTGATGATTCTACAAACAAGGACCTCGTGTCGAAAACCCACCAAATTGAAGGCACTGAAAATCAAACCAAAACAGGTCAAGTTTTACAAGCTACTCCCTTAACCGCGCTAACGCCACTTGATCATGTTGAAAAAACCTACGTTGCATTTAGCCCTCCAACTATGACACCACCAAATGCAAAGCAATGTTCAGCTCGAGAAGACTTTACTCGAGTTGCAACAAAAGAATCCAACACAAAAACAGCCACTATTAAGAAATCAAGTGTGTTGGAATGTTCTCATACAAAAATGGCGCCTAAACCGCCCAAAACAGATATTCAAAATGACACCAACTTGCCACAAACTTTTTCGGATGTTCCAATTGATTCTGAAGTCTCATGCAAGGAGATGAATTCTTTTGGGCAAACGTTGGATCAAAAAACTGAAGAGGAGATAAGGAAAAGTGTTCTACTGCTTGTAGAATCAGTACTTCAAAATTCTCAAGCTCAAATCAACCAGTCAAGTTCTTCAGCTAAAGGTACAGATGAACGAGCTTACGAAATCGCAAATAGTGACAACAAGCAACTGCGTCCGTCATCTTTTGACATAGCAACGCAGACTACCACAGATGCTCTAATTGGCAATACTTTGTCACAAGCTGGTTCAGAGCAAGTTACAGCAAAACTCAGTGTCCCTCCAAAGAAACCCCCTCGAAGTAACAGTCCTAGTGCTCGCGCTGCAGCATCTGCAGAAGCACTTAAAAGCAAAGAGTATCCACCTCGTAAGAAAGAAGCTACAAGCAACACAGGAACTTGTACAAACGTAGCAGAAAAACAGTTATCGTCACAAACAACTGAAGTTACTGCATCGCCCGTGATCCCGTATTACCCTCTGTTTACTGCATTACCTGGATTTTCTCCCCATAGACACCCTCATTATTTATCACCCACGTTAATGCCTGTCAGTTTTCCACAGCCGTTTTTTACGGCGACTAATTCGGCTTTTGTTTGGCCAACGAATACACAGCCAGTAGCTGAAAGTAGTGATGACTCCAGCAAATTACTTAGCACCTCGAAAGTGTCATCGTCACGAATTAGTGATTCGGGCTGCGATCAAACACATCCATTGTCGTCACAGGTTCAAGAAGTCCGGGCTGCAGCTTTTTTAACTTCTCAACCGCACCTTGCTGTGGCGGTTGAAGACCACATTAAAATTCAAAGATCTTTAAATGGATTGCCGGCAACAGTGAATCATTCTTCCGCGCAAGCCGTCCCATCGCTAATGTACCATCCCCAATATCCACACAAACCCCGACCCAAATGGATTCCTGAAAAACGCCCGATTGGAGTGAGACGCCGGCGCTCTTTTTCTGGAATAGGTTCCCCTTCGGTAAAACATCACAGGATCCGGTCTTCAGATGTGGCCCGAGTGCGACTTTATCGTCGTCTTGCTAATCAAGTCAAGCGTCCTTCAGCACTCAAAATACGATCACAACAAGAATTCAACATGTCCCACCCTGTAGGAAAGGAAATCGTTCGTCGCCAGCGATTTGTACGCAGTAGCCTATCAGAAGATACCGTATTTGAAGCTGTAAAGGCAAATCCTCCAGTTTTCATCACAAAGCCTGCAAAAGTCAAG ACATCTGACACGTCGTCACCGGTAAAATCGTCTGTGATGCAATTGGCCAAATCCGCTCATACATCGG AAGACGCAACAATTAACAATCACAAAGAAGACCCAGGGATAGAAACTGATTCCATTTCAGAATGTACATCGTCGGGAAAAACAACTCCAGACAATGCAGTGCCTTTGAAGAAGGTGCAGTCTGACCTATTGCAAACAATACCGGAAGATAAACAGCAA gctattgttttcaaaaagaaGACACATGCTAGAGCTCAAGCAAAAGAGAAACTTCCGGAAATTTCTACAGTTTCGCCTCAATCAAAAGTTACCCAAG ATCACAAGAAACATCACATCTTTTCGCTGAAGCACATCAAGCGCTACATGTCCCACAAGAAGCCTGGGAAACACGACGGTGGACCAAGCCACCCAGAATCATCAAATTTAACTCGCCCAATCCTCTCAGGATGCAAAACAGACACCAAGTTACTTTCAAGAAGGGAAGCGTCTCAGCCCTCAGGGCGAG ATCATATACGGGATATGTTtcgaaaaacaaagaaaaacatcaCGGAAAAAACAGACCAGGCGGAACTGAATAACCTTCGAGCAACTGTCCGTGAAAACACCAGCGCGACATGTGAAAAAGATACCGAAGAAGGATGCCATCACCCCTCAAACCCTTCGAAATCCTCTCCGCTTAGAAGGCCGCGAGCAAGCGGAGTGTGCGAGTCATACGATATCAAAG GTGAAGTGGAAAACACTCTTCCTGGCAACATTCTTCGCCAAAGCAACAGCGAATCCGTTTCGACTCCCGGAGTTCGTATTAACTCGGAGACTGGAGACATAATGCATGATGACAAAAATAGGAAACATTCTGCCCAAGATGGCCATGGATTacaaaaaattctttccaGCACTGCCATTGACGAAGATAGCATGGACAACCTAGGACTAGGTGTTTCCATAACAAGAGAAGCAATTCATGTCAAAGACGACAACAGTGATATGATCAAACTCGGATTGTATCCCAAAAAAACAAGTCTCAAAAGTATAGCTCCCAAGGAAAACTGTTTAGCTCCAACCACCGAAAGTAAACCTGGTCCAAATGTTAATCAGTCCACTGAAATCTAA